One Micromonospora sp. WMMD1120 genomic region harbors:
- a CDS encoding sugar ABC transporter permease — protein MTRPSTVSQLRRGDPVTDPPAPGPGTTRRRGRRPRPGRAGVLAVFLAPALALFVLLVLAPIVVAGYASLFKWNGFGLPENFIGLDNYTRAFADPTFRGDLWRGFVLVVLSLVVQLPVALALAMLLNQPLRGRAVYRLIFFAPYVLSEVTTAVLFTLVFSPNRGLGEGVARWLGADAGAVFADPDTVLFAVFLVVSWKYFGLYMMLFLAARQGIPKELSEAAVTDGASSWQAFRHVTLPLLGPTIRISVFLSVIGTIQLFDMVWVLTGGGPIHSSETLAVTMYQFGFRRFEVGYASAISIVMFLLSLVFALFYQRIVLRRDTAGAITNQGGQR, from the coding sequence ATGACCAGGCCATCGACCGTGTCGCAGCTGAGGCGCGGCGACCCGGTGACCGATCCGCCGGCACCGGGGCCGGGCACCACGCGCAGGCGTGGTCGCCGGCCCCGGCCCGGCCGGGCCGGCGTCCTCGCCGTGTTCCTGGCGCCCGCCCTGGCGCTGTTCGTGCTGCTCGTCCTCGCTCCCATCGTGGTGGCCGGTTACGCCAGCCTGTTCAAGTGGAACGGCTTCGGGCTGCCGGAGAACTTCATCGGGTTGGACAACTACACCCGTGCCTTCGCCGACCCGACGTTCCGGGGCGACCTGTGGCGTGGCTTCGTGCTGGTGGTGCTCTCCCTGGTGGTGCAGCTGCCCGTCGCGCTGGCCCTGGCCATGCTCCTCAACCAGCCACTGCGGGGCCGGGCCGTCTACCGGCTGATCTTCTTCGCCCCGTACGTGCTCTCCGAGGTCACCACGGCCGTGCTGTTCACCCTGGTGTTCTCACCCAACCGAGGGCTGGGCGAGGGCGTCGCCCGGTGGCTGGGCGCCGACGCGGGCGCTGTCTTCGCCGACCCGGACACCGTGCTGTTCGCCGTGTTCCTCGTGGTGTCCTGGAAGTACTTCGGCCTCTACATGATGCTCTTCCTGGCGGCCCGGCAGGGCATCCCGAAGGAGCTGTCCGAGGCCGCGGTCACCGACGGAGCGTCCTCCTGGCAGGCGTTCCGGCACGTCACCCTGCCCCTGCTGGGCCCGACGATCCGGATCAGCGTGTTCCTGTCGGTCATCGGCACCATCCAGCTGTTCGACATGGTCTGGGTGCTCACCGGCGGTGGTCCGATCCACTCCTCGGAGACCCTGGCCGTCACGATGTACCAGTTCGGCTTCCGCCGCTTCGAGGTCGGCTACGCGAGCGCGATCAGCATCGTCATGTTCCTGCTGAGCCTCGTCTTCGCCCTCTTCTACCAGCGCATCGTTCTGCGGCGGGACACCGCGGGCGCGATCACCAACCAGGGAGGCCAGCGATGA
- a CDS encoding extracellular solute-binding protein, whose protein sequence is MTTHLSRRSLLGLAGAGAGAYLLSACSGDDTSSDPNAPQTINWWHIQNTEPMLPVWAAMSNEYKSAHSNVTFTIQPLENEAFKAKLTTATQAGDPPDLFQSWGGGVLKQQVDAGLVKDLTDDVKDLVKGILPAAMEPYTIDGKIYGVPFDIGMVGFWYNKELFSRAGITQTPTTWNGVLDAVRKLKAAGITPVALAGKDKWPAHFYWSYLAMRIGGVDALQKAVDSKNFDTPDLVAAGERLKELVDLQPFQKGFLGAEFGSPDGQAATMGNGNAGMELMGQWAPAVQASSSTSKKGLGDKLGFFPFPSVDGGKGAATEVFGGGNGFAVGKDAPAATVDFLKFLLNVENQKRSAQTGAVNPTVTEATSAITDPNNKAVAEALAKNTGFQLYLDQAYAPALGQQINDSVAELIAGTKSPAAIVKDITQVAKTV, encoded by the coding sequence ATGACCACGCACCTCTCCCGCCGTTCGCTGCTCGGCCTCGCCGGCGCTGGCGCCGGCGCGTACCTGTTGAGCGCCTGTAGCGGCGACGACACGTCCAGCGACCCGAACGCTCCGCAGACCATCAACTGGTGGCACATCCAGAACACCGAGCCGATGCTCCCGGTCTGGGCGGCGATGTCGAACGAGTACAAGAGCGCGCACAGCAACGTCACGTTCACCATCCAGCCGCTGGAGAACGAGGCGTTCAAGGCCAAGCTCACCACCGCCACCCAGGCCGGCGACCCGCCGGACCTGTTCCAGTCCTGGGGCGGCGGCGTGCTCAAGCAGCAGGTCGACGCGGGTCTGGTCAAGGACCTCACCGACGACGTGAAGGACCTGGTCAAGGGCATCCTGCCGGCCGCCATGGAGCCGTACACCATCGACGGCAAGATCTACGGCGTTCCGTTCGACATCGGCATGGTCGGGTTCTGGTACAACAAGGAGCTGTTCTCCCGCGCCGGCATCACGCAGACCCCGACCACCTGGAACGGCGTGCTCGACGCGGTCCGCAAGCTCAAGGCCGCCGGCATCACCCCGGTCGCCCTGGCCGGTAAGGACAAGTGGCCGGCGCACTTCTACTGGTCGTACCTCGCGATGCGGATCGGCGGGGTGGACGCGCTGCAGAAGGCCGTCGACAGCAAGAACTTCGACACCCCCGACCTGGTCGCCGCGGGTGAGCGGCTCAAGGAGCTCGTCGACCTGCAGCCGTTCCAGAAGGGCTTCCTCGGCGCGGAGTTCGGCTCCCCCGACGGTCAGGCCGCCACCATGGGCAACGGCAACGCCGGGATGGAGCTGATGGGGCAGTGGGCGCCGGCCGTGCAGGCGTCCAGCTCCACCAGCAAGAAGGGCCTCGGCGACAAGCTGGGCTTCTTCCCGTTCCCGTCGGTGGACGGCGGCAAGGGCGCAGCGACCGAGGTCTTCGGCGGTGGCAACGGCTTCGCCGTCGGCAAGGACGCGCCGGCCGCCACCGTCGACTTCCTGAAGTTCCTGCTCAACGTCGAGAACCAGAAGCGCTCCGCGCAGACCGGCGCGGTGAACCCGACGGTCACCGAGGCCACCTCGGCCATCACCGACCCCAACAACAAGGCCGTCGCGGAGGCCCTGGCCAAGAACACCGGCTTCCAGCTCTACCTCGACCAGGCGTACGCGCCCGCGCTCGGCCAGCAGATCAACGACAGCGTCGCGGAGCTGATCGCCGGCACGAAGTCGCCGGCGGCGATCGTCAAGGACATCACCCAGGTGGCGAAGACCGTCTGA
- a CDS encoding glycoside hydrolase family 43 protein, with protein sequence MSTDLANVATATRSIRNPVLAGFHPDPSILRVGDDYYLATSTFEWYPGVLVHHSRDLVNWRSLGGIITDRRLLDLRGCGDSNGVWAPDLTYHDGVFHLVYSDVASFASGYWDPQNFLVTAEHITGPWSDPVKLHGRGFDAALFHDDDGTTWLLSMSADWRPGRDRFGGIEIQQYDRGSRRLVGSPRILFTGTSVGVTEGPHLYRHDGWYWLITAEGGTSWEHQVTVARSRELFGPYEVDPDGPLLTSYNRPELRLQKAGHGSLVRTQTGEWYLAHLVGRPYSPLGSCVLGRETAIQRVEWSEGGWPRIAGGVPADEVVAPDLPAHPWPAEPETDHFDAPVLGPCWATLRRPASPDWIDLTTRPSYLRVHGGQSPVGRQAPSLVARRVGAMRCSLETVVEFDPVDHRQLAGIAAYYNTLNWHHLYLTRDDDGRTVLELLSSDNGRRTPYPELTIDVSGVTRVGLRAVFDGPVVRFDYDLGTGWQQVPVELDATILSDEHAALIIDGEPAAWGFTGSFLGLWVQDLGGDGAYADFDLATYREQ encoded by the coding sequence GTGTCGACCGACCTCGCTAACGTGGCGACCGCTACCCGGTCGATCCGCAATCCCGTCCTCGCCGGCTTCCACCCGGACCCGTCGATTCTCCGGGTCGGCGATGACTACTACCTCGCCACCTCGACCTTCGAGTGGTATCCGGGCGTGCTCGTGCACCATTCGCGTGATCTCGTGAACTGGCGCAGCCTGGGCGGGATCATCACCGACCGGCGCCTGCTCGACCTGCGCGGCTGCGGCGACTCCAACGGCGTGTGGGCGCCCGACCTGACGTACCACGACGGCGTCTTCCACCTCGTCTACAGCGACGTCGCGAGCTTCGCCAGCGGCTACTGGGACCCACAGAACTTCCTGGTCACCGCCGAGCACATCACCGGCCCCTGGTCCGACCCCGTCAAGCTGCACGGACGCGGGTTCGACGCCGCGCTGTTCCACGACGACGACGGCACCACCTGGCTGCTGAGCATGAGCGCGGACTGGCGGCCCGGCCGGGACCGCTTCGGCGGCATCGAGATCCAGCAGTACGACCGCGGCAGCCGCCGGCTCGTCGGCAGCCCTCGCATCCTCTTCACCGGCACCTCCGTCGGGGTCACCGAGGGCCCGCACCTCTACCGGCACGACGGCTGGTACTGGCTGATCACCGCCGAGGGTGGCACCAGCTGGGAGCACCAGGTCACCGTGGCGCGCTCCCGGGAGCTGTTCGGCCCGTACGAGGTCGACCCGGACGGGCCGCTGCTCACCTCGTACAACAGGCCGGAGCTGAGGCTGCAGAAGGCGGGACACGGCAGCCTGGTGCGCACCCAGACCGGCGAGTGGTACCTGGCCCACCTGGTCGGGCGCCCCTACTCCCCGCTGGGCAGTTGCGTGCTGGGTCGGGAGACCGCGATCCAGCGGGTCGAGTGGTCGGAGGGCGGTTGGCCCCGGATCGCCGGAGGGGTGCCGGCGGACGAGGTGGTCGCGCCCGACCTGCCCGCGCACCCGTGGCCGGCCGAGCCCGAGACCGATCACTTCGACGCTCCCGTGCTCGGGCCGTGCTGGGCGACGCTGCGCAGGCCGGCCAGCCCCGACTGGATCGACCTGACGACCCGTCCGTCGTATCTGCGCGTTCACGGCGGGCAGTCGCCGGTCGGCCGGCAGGCGCCCAGCCTGGTCGCGCGACGCGTCGGCGCGATGCGCTGCTCCCTCGAGACGGTGGTGGAGTTCGACCCGGTCGACCACCGCCAGCTCGCCGGGATCGCCGCCTACTACAACACGCTCAACTGGCACCACCTCTACCTGACCCGCGACGACGACGGGCGGACGGTGTTGGAGCTGCTCAGCTCCGACAACGGGCGGCGCACCCCGTACCCCGAGCTGACCATCGACGTCAGCGGCGTCACCCGGGTCGGGCTGCGGGCCGTGTTCGACGGGCCGGTGGTGCGCTTCGACTACGACCTCGGCACCGGGTGGCAGCAGGTCCCGGTCGAGCTGGACGCCACCATCCTGTCCGACGAGCACGCCGCGCTGATCATCGACGGCGAGCCGGCGGCCTGGGGCTTCACCGGGTCGTTCCTCGGCCTGTGGGTGCAGGACCTCGGCGGTGACGGCGCGTACGCCGACTTCGACCTGGCCACCTACCGCGAGCAGTGA
- a CDS encoding chitosanase: MVHRRAAAYVVGTLLVGVAAVGYGLPSASAATAGPIVGLAGKCVDVAGANPANGTAVQLYDCNGSAAQTWTVGNTDSSIRALGKCLDVTDRSTANGARLQIWTCGGTSNQRWTLPGGGTPTTPPPTTPSGTNLDDPTKKDVAMQLVSAAENSSLDWRAQFSYIEDIGDGRGYTAGIIGFCSGTGDMLELVQAYTNTKPGNVLAGYLPALRAVNGTPSHSGLDPNFPRDWRTAANDSVFRAAQEAERDRVYFNPSVRDGKNDGVRALGQFAYYDAAVMHGYEGMRQIRSRALARATPPAQGGDERTWLNAFLDERVIEMKKEAAHSDTSRVDTAQRVFLNNGNFNLNTPLVFAVYGDQFRIG; the protein is encoded by the coding sequence ATGGTGCACAGAAGAGCAGCCGCCTACGTCGTGGGCACCCTGCTGGTCGGCGTCGCCGCCGTCGGCTACGGCCTGCCGTCGGCGAGCGCCGCCACCGCCGGCCCGATCGTCGGCCTCGCCGGCAAGTGTGTCGACGTCGCCGGCGCCAACCCGGCCAACGGCACCGCCGTCCAGCTCTACGACTGCAACGGCAGCGCGGCGCAGACGTGGACCGTCGGCAACACCGACAGCTCGATCCGCGCGCTCGGCAAGTGCCTCGACGTCACCGACCGCAGCACCGCGAACGGCGCCCGGTTGCAGATCTGGACCTGCGGTGGCACCAGCAACCAGCGGTGGACGCTGCCCGGCGGCGGCACCCCCACCACTCCCCCGCCCACCACCCCGAGCGGCACCAACCTCGACGACCCGACGAAGAAGGACGTCGCCATGCAGCTCGTCTCGGCGGCGGAGAACTCGTCGCTCGACTGGCGCGCGCAGTTCTCCTACATCGAGGACATCGGCGACGGGCGCGGCTACACCGCCGGCATCATCGGCTTCTGCTCCGGCACCGGCGACATGCTGGAACTGGTCCAGGCGTACACGAACACCAAGCCCGGCAACGTGCTGGCCGGCTACCTGCCGGCGCTGCGCGCGGTGAACGGCACCCCGTCGCACTCGGGCCTCGACCCGAACTTTCCCCGCGACTGGCGCACCGCCGCCAACGACTCGGTGTTCCGGGCCGCCCAGGAGGCCGAGCGGGACCGGGTCTACTTCAACCCGTCGGTCCGCGACGGCAAGAACGACGGGGTACGGGCGCTCGGCCAGTTCGCCTACTACGACGCGGCGGTCATGCACGGGTACGAGGGGATGCGTCAGATCCGCAGCCGCGCGCTCGCACGGGCCACGCCGCCGGCGCAGGGCGGCGACGAGCGGACCTGGCTCAACGCCTTCCTCGACGAGCGGGTCATCGAGATGAAGAAGGAAGCCGCCCACTCGGACACCTCCCGGGTCGACACGGCCCAACGGGTGTTCCTCAACAACGGCAACTTCAACCTAAACACGCCGCTGGTGTTCGCCGTCTACGGCGACCAGTTCCGCATCGGCTGA
- a CDS encoding NUDIX domain-containing protein has product MATYHVALVLLADPSGAVLLQHRDEDVAASPNQWSLPGGHVEPGESPEQAARRELLEETGLTAGELHPVWSGPRPYETGFPHAVTVHVFGGTTRARQRDVVVGEGRAMVFVPRDELLDRELAVSSALALSLHLRNT; this is encoded by the coding sequence ATGGCCACCTATCACGTCGCACTCGTGCTCCTTGCCGACCCCTCGGGCGCGGTGCTTCTACAGCACCGCGATGAGGACGTGGCCGCCTCGCCGAATCAGTGGAGCCTGCCGGGTGGCCATGTCGAGCCCGGCGAGTCACCTGAACAGGCGGCACGCCGAGAACTGCTGGAAGAGACGGGTCTGACAGCGGGTGAGCTGCACCCCGTGTGGAGCGGTCCACGCCCCTACGAGACTGGCTTTCCCCACGCGGTGACGGTCCACGTGTTCGGTGGCACCACCAGGGCACGGCAGCGGGACGTGGTAGTCGGCGAGGGACGAGCCATGGTCTTCGTTCCTCGGGATGAGCTGCTCGACCGCGAGCTGGCGGTCTCCTCCGCCCTGGCCCTGTCTCTGCACCTCAGGAATACCTGA